Within Primulina tabacum isolate GXHZ01 chromosome 5, ASM2559414v2, whole genome shotgun sequence, the genomic segment aaatttcgtagattgcgcatcccaatattatatatatgatttctgaatattgacgtagaaagcgcctttgtgaagagatctgatgaattttcacttgattgaatgtgacgaacatcaatacatttattcttctcaagcttcttggtgaatgcgaagaacttaggaggaatatgtttagttctgtcgctttttatgtatccttctttcatttgagcaacacatgcagcattatcttcttATAGTATCACatgcttctcgtcgaatgataatccgcatgagatttggatatgttgggtcattgattttaaccacacacattcacgacttgcttcatgtagtgcaataatctcggcatgatttgatgaagttgttacgagcgtttgtttctgtgaacgccaagaaattgcagtgcctccacgaataaatacatatccagtttgggaacgtgccttgtgtggatcagataagtatccagcatcagcataaccaattatacttggattagaatcttttgaatataaaagtcccaagtctgtcgttcctcgtagataacggaatatatgtttaattccgttccagtgtctctttgttggatatgtgctaaatcttgccaacaaatttacggcaaaagatatatcgggcctcgtacaatttgtaagatacataagggcaccgatagcacttagatatggtacttctggaccaagaatagcttcatcatcttcacatggtcggaatggatccttttctatgtttaatgatctaacaatcattggagtacttaaaggatttgctttatccatattaaaacgtttaaggatcttttctgtataatttgtctggtgaacaaacattccacattctttttgttcaatttgtaaacccagacaatacttggtttttccaagatccttcatttcaaattcttccttcaagtatgacacaacttcttgaatttccttattcgttccaatgatgtttaaatcatcaacatatacagcaataattacgcatccggatgttgttttcttaatgaaaacacaagggcatattgaattatttacatatccctttttcatcaagtgatcacttagtcgattataccacattcgacctgattgctttaacccatataatgatctttgtaatttcacagaataacattccctggattttgaactttgtgcttgaGGCaccttaaatccttcagggattttcatatatatattactatcaagtgatccatataagtaagctgtaacaacatccataagacgcatttctaaattttcagataccgccaagctaatcaaataccgaaacgtaattgcatccatcacgggagaatacgtttcttcataatcaattccaggcctttgagaaaaaccttgtgcaacaagtcgagctttatatctcactatttcatttttctcatttcgctttcgaataaaaacccatttgtatccaacaggttttacaccttcaggtgtaaggactataggtccaaaaacattacgtttatttagcgaatccaattcaacctggatggcttctttccattttatccaatcctgccgatttttacattcaccaaaagattttggttcatgatcttcattatcatttatgatgtcgattgccacattataagaaaatatatcatcaatttcttctatatcttttcggttccatatttttccagtattaatgtaattgatagagatttcatgattctcgtcagtttgtggttctgacagaatattttcatcatcatgtgttttttcaggaacaccattctctattttgtgatcatcatgtgtttcttcaagaacataattctttattttgtgatcatcgtgtttctctataaatttttttttcgagaatttttatccttggaaccgactggccttccacgcttcaggcgtttaatgacatcatgagtatcttcaatttgtttctttggaatttcaattcgagcaggggcatttgcagcatgtatatatgatttagttaccccttttgtgtcagcaaatgcatctggtatttgattggctattctttgcaagtgtacaatttgttgtacatctttttcacattgttttgttcttggatccagatgtaacaacgatgatacatgccatgtaatttctttttcggtatgtttctgttttccccctaacattgggaagatttcctcattaaaatgacaatcagcaaaacgtgctgtgaacacgtcgcctgtctgaggttcaagatatcgaatgattgatggactatcataaccgatataaattccaacctttctttgaggtcccattttctttcgttgcggtggtgcaataggcacatacaccatacatccaaaaattctcagatgagaaatgtctggttctttaccaaatgcaagctgcaatggggagtatttatgatatgcacttggtctgatgcgaattaatgaagcagcgtgtaaaattgcatgtcctcATATAGAAATagagagctttgttttcataatcattggtctagcaatcatttgcagacgtttaatcaatgattcagccaatccattctgtgtatgtacatgagcaacaggatgctcaacaatgattcccatagacatacaataatcattgaaagtttgggaagtaaattcaccagcattatcaagtctaatttcttgattgtataatcgggaaattgattcctcaattttattatttgagcaagtaatcttgcaaatgcaacatttcgagttgacaataaacatacatgtgaccatctgctggaggcatcaatcaataccataaagtatctgaatggtccacatggtggatggattggtccacaaatatcaccctgatatttgtaactatctcgattattttcaaaaccacggccgcgtccacgaccacgaccacgaccacttccacgtccacatccacgaccacgacctcgatttcgtcctcgaccaaaatcttgtttataactttgattttggtttccagatttaaattcatttttgcttacgacatttacttcaggaaatgccgttgaaccagtgggtcgtgcttgatgatttctcactaaattcatttgttcgaatctttcttttaatcccttccacaaagccatgggatgccaacgcaaaaatatcatggcttttgtcttttcttgggatgtcgatatgccattttcttttatggtctcatttagacccaatgactcaagatgcatttatacatcgagagtccatggcatataatttttttccgtgatatcaagagcaatgaattcgagttttgccaagtttgacatggtggtactaaaaaaaattacgatgcattttattagttaatgaatattgcaatacaaagtaatggataaacaacaaatacaagtatttgtaaaaataaagaaaacacacgaggaggatattctccgataaataaaagactcgtgagtatgataaccaaaataattaaaaataactttgagaaagtcatcttcttttttcttcgaaaaatttgatgaagaataatttttagagaagaagagaaagttggagtgattgaatgtgtttgtgagatgatatttatagggtaaaaactagccgttttgttaccgtttatgaccgttggtgtacacaaaataaatgtatgtatttgtataattttatggtaataatatggtgactataatattaatcatgtttaaataattatgtatatcatatcacattattataatgaagtgtcgtaagttattttgtttaaaaaccttataggcttttatacttgtcgtatcccttaccgggagtgtgggatgtcgtcttaacatcctcccaggatttataacaagtttttgaaaaatttatttttattatttctaataataatattatattatatattaaatatatacacaataaataagtaacagtaaaataaatattattacttttgttacctttttcttctgtttggagcttggaaaaatatgaaggacttttagagcttcgtgctgataacgtgttgtgaaaaagtaaaaatttatggtaaaaagtaaaaatctcaaactctcaaaatttactaaactacacactttataatatttttctctctactcaattgtgattttcttcacaaatgagagatctatttatagaaaatctttacaaataatccaaaaataaaatacatcattacctacatcatcacacactaattttcaatatttacaactcttattttcaacattcaaatattcaacattcaaatattcaatacacacattttaaatatatttttaaacagaTAGAAAATAAATAGTTCAAACTTCAAACAACATCTGTATAAATTGAAAATCTAATCAAGACATTTTCTCCACATTTTTTGGagtgtgaattttttttttttttttttaaatttgtggGATGAGCACCGTATATTAGTATGAATCTATACAGATTTTTctaacaacatcaatatcaatcatatcatttGTTAAGGTCACTCGTAGTCTAGCTTGAGGAACTTCGATTTTCCTCATGCTGGCCTACGAATGATCTTTAAATGAGATTATGACGCTTCTCTAATAGGTTTAGTGTTGGACAATCTCTTCGACTTAATCTTGAGTTCTAGCTCATTATAGCCTAGCTTAATCCATTTTTTGGAGTAAGTTGTTGTTTAATTCTATGTAAGATTGAACATGAGGATAATCACTGTTCATTTGTGATTGAATGTGATCATGATTCCCctgttctttttttttatatccTAATCTACGGATGGGAAAAACTCGAACTTGAGTCAATACATGGAGAATTCCGGTGAGATCATTGGGCCAAGCCTTCGGTCTCCCATTCATTTGTTCTAATATAATGAATAATtctatttaattgttaaaaaataattctaTAAATATTCCACTATTtatcaaacattttaaaatataaaattcttcaTCGATTTTTTAAACCATATATTTTCGTTTTAAACTCgattttataatattaataaattggATTTCTTAATAAGGAAAATGTTTGAAACAAACATGCCCTTACTCATCCGGCCAATCACAGGCTTCACTGTAATAGCAAGCAAACAAACCACGCGGCGCGTGACAACTACGACGAGTATGAATTCATGTGATTCTAACCTCTTTAACATATTTTTCGAATCTTCCTCTTCACCAGCTCATTTTcgctattaattttttttctacgTGATTTTTTGGAGCATTTTAATCCCCAGATCATCACCTTGATTCGTTTTTTGTTCGCCCTAATCTTCTCAGCTGGTAATTGTTGTGCGTGTTAAGGAAAGTCTGTTTTTTGGGTTCCACAATTCCTCCGCTGCTTGTTTACGATATCCAGGTGAAGCGCAATAATGTTTTTGCTACGTTTTCACAGTTGTTTTGCTCAATCTGTACGTTGGCCAGCAGAATATCTCGTGATTCGATTTTTAACTGTTTGGTTGTTTAATTTCTGCCATTTACGTGGGATTTTCATTTCATGATTATTGGGTTGGAGGTGGATGGGATTATTTCGCCACTAATTAGCTAATTTCTTGAGAAGAATATTGGTTGATAATTATGGTTGTGGAATTTTGTGTTCCAGTCTCAAATCTCTGGTATAGGTGTCATATATCTTTGTTCGATCAAAGTTGACATTTTCATTTACTGCTTCGATATCCAGTCTATGGCGATCGAATCTTGATAACAAAATCTcaaatttattttgttattgcAGATAAGGCCTTTCTTGTTATGCTCTTGGTGTTAGCCATTGTTCATGAGGTGTCTCTGAAGAAGCCATTGGCGTTTAATCTCATCTGTGTATGGATAAGAAGCAACATATAGTGATATTTACTACAGCTAGCCTTCCATGGCTAACTGGAACTGCTGTCAACCCTCTCTTCCGTGCAGCCTATCTCGCGAAAAATGAGGAGCGAAAAGTTACTTTGGTGATTCCTTGGTTGAAATTAAAGGACCAAGAGCGCGTCTATCCAAACAATATTTCATTTAGTTCTCCATCGGAACAGGAAGCCTATGTTCGCCAGTGGCTGGAAGAAAGATCTGGATTGGTATCCAGTTTTTCGATACGTTTCTATCCCGGGAGAGTAAGTCTATTAATGAAATTAGATTGAGCATCCATGTATATTCTGTTAAAGTGTTAGCTCCTCGAGGTCCATTCAAAGTTTGGTAACCTGTTATGGTTTATAAAAGCTCCCATAGATCATCTATATATTTTGCTCTGTTTCAAATGTTTTTGAAGAGTCTGAGGCCCATTGTTATACGTGATCAATGGCTCCTATATACTAGTTATGACTAGTCAGAAAACCTCTCCGAGTAGTTTGTCTACAATATATTCAGATCCTTACTTGATGAAGGCGTTTGCTTTTAGTCCATTGGCAGCCTAATTAGTTCTGTTGATATGTTCTGCTCAGTCCAGCCATATTTTCATATAATCTTTGATGCCTCTGTGCAAAGGGCGAATTCATGTGCAAAGTGCGAATTCACACTATTCAAACCTTTATTTGTCTACAATATATTCAGATCCTTATTTGATGAAGGCGTTTGCTATTAGTCCATTGGCAGCCTAATTTAGTTCTGTTGATATGTTCTGCTAAGTCCAGCCATATTTTCATATAATCTTTGATGCCTCTGTGCAAAGGGCGAATTCATGTGCAAAGTGCGAATTCATACTATTCAAACCTTTATTTGTCTACAATATATTCAGATCCTTATTTGATGAAGGCGTTTGCTATAAGTCCAATTGCAGCCTAATTTAGTTCTGTTGATATGTTCTGCTCAGTCCAGCCATATTTTCATATAATCTTTGATGCCTCTGTGCAAAGGGCGAATTCATGTGCAAAGTGCGAATTCATACTATTCAATTTTGAAATCTGAATTCATCATAGTAAATCAAACCCAATCTGATCATATTTCACGTGCTCTCGTTCTTGACTGCAGTTTTCTCTACATAAACGTAGCATTCTTGCTTTGGGGGACATTACTGAAGTAATCCCTGATGAAGAGGCAGATGTTGCCGTCCTTGAAGAACCTGAGCATCTCACATGGTATCATCATGGGAAAAAGTGGAAAACAAAATTTCGCTTGGTTGTGGGGATTGTTCACACTAATTATCTGGAATATGTGAGGAGAGAGAAGTATGGGCAACTGCAAGCTTTTTTTCTAAAATACATGAACAGTTGGGTTGTGAACATATATTGTCACAGGGTATGCTTCTAGGCAACTATCTATTTCTGTCGCTGATTTATTGCGAGAACTATCTGCCTTCTTTTACATTTTAGTCTCTTCAAATAAGAATTTCTTGCATTACAGACGTCTCTTTTTTGTGCCAGCAAATCAATTGCTTGATTGATAGATTCTGACATAATACCTTCCTATAATTGTAAGGTAATAAGATTATCAGCTGCCACCCAAGAACTTCCGAGGTCTGTAGTCTGCAATGTCCATGGAGTAAATCCGAGATTTCTTGAAATTGGCATGAAAAAGGGAGAGCAGCTACATAACAGAGACCACGCCTTCACTAAAGGCGTTTACTACATCGGTAAGATGGTGTGGAGCAAAGGCTACAAGGAGCTACTTAAACTTCTTCGTGATCACCAAACGGAGCTAACTGGACTTGAGGTTGATTTATATGGCAACGGGGAGGACTCTGATCAAGTTCAGGAGGCTGCTAAAAATTTGGAAATACCCGTCAGGGTTCATCCTGGGTGTGATCATGGCGATCCTTTATTTCATGAGTAAGTTTGTAGCATTGCTGCTTTGGTATGATATTTGTACCTATTTTACACATTTGGTTGAGTTATTGCGCGAGCTAATTATTGTGCAACAAATAGTTtgatcattttattttaaaaaattatcatcTGCCGTTGATTGATTACCATGTTGATCAAGGTTgacttttatattttttcttcCTATAGCTATAAGGTGTTCTTGAATCCTAGCACCACAGATGTAGTTTGCACAACCACAGCTGAAGCTTTGGCAATGGGCAAAATAGTTATATGCGCCAATCATCCCTCAAATGATTTCTTCAAGCAGTTTCCAAATTGTCGAACATATGATGACGGGGTGGGGTTCATTAGGGAAACACTCAAGGCGTTGCAAGATCAACCTGCCCCACAAACTGATGCTCAAAGGCATGAGCTCTCCTGGGAGGCTGCCACGGAACGATTCCTGAATGCTGCACAGCTCAACAACTTGCCAGcaaagaaattgacaaaaacacCCTCAAAGCTTTTCATGTCAACATCTATGAACTTGAGGAGGGGTCTCGAAGATGCATCTGCCGCAGTTCATTTTATGGGAACTGCATTCTTTAGTACACAACCAGATGAAGAGCAATGCAAAGAGGTTGGCTTATCTGTACCTTTGAAAAAACAGTCAACTCCTTCGAGAAAATGGGCTTTCTAAAATTGCTGGATGATTGCCGGCAAGTTAGCTTTCAGAGGTACTGTATTTAAGTGAGTACTGCACTTTAAAAGTCATTTCTTGTTTGTTCTTTGTAGTGGAGGGATTTGTATTTTTACATCTGTAATATGTATAATGATGATGTGTAGGAACCAGTAAACGCAGAAAATAATTGTATTTGGATTTTGTATCTCTTTTCTTGTAGTGATACTTAATTAGGAACGAATTGACGAATGTCGTCTTGAACCAAGATCATTACTTGATGTACGTTTTTGTGTATTGTGTTTGGTTGTGATCTCTCCAACACATATGTATCAATGTTTCACGATTGGTATACATGACACAAGACACAGATGCGACCAGTGATCCAAGCAGTGGCGGAGCCTCATGGAGTTGACGGGGTCAATGTGCATTCAGATAAATGGCTTCAGAAAACACCAAATCTTTGGTGATATCTTACTTCAGTAACATATGAAACCTGAAGTCTGTCACAAATAAAACATTGAAAAGAAAAGGTTCAAACATAATTTTGAAACACAGCAGTAGCAGCAATAACGTCTGCACAGAACCATTTTTTTTCCCTCAATTTTGAGACAAGAAAGGTGCTGGAATATAATGAACTTCTCTCATGAAACATGTTTAGTCAAATGACGATTCTCTCCATCCACCAATGTTCTCTGCATCTCCAAATTCTCTCTTGCAGTTTTCCTGCAACAAGATTTATAGAATATACAAAATTGAGAATAAAAAGAGTAAAGCGACACTCAGACCAGTTACATTATGTGCGCACACACCCCGTGTGTATGTATGGGCTTAAAGTCGAATTCATTCCTATTTAGAAGCACAGAGGATCCATATGTATTGACACAAGCTTTCTCCTTAATTCTAAAAGCCGTTTAGTTCTCATTTTAAAACACTTGAAACCTAAAACCAGGTAGAGTCTCAAATCAGGAACTTCATATCAGCATATAACTCATATAAGCAAGGGCAGAGAACCCGTAGTACACTAAAAATTTATAGATGTAAATTCTTGTATTTTGTGcaaaaaaacatataaacagACGCCAATTCCAATTGATGGGCAATGGCTGTCCCCCTGCTCGACACGGTGCTGAATATAAGACATCTTAGAACAGAAAAGAATCCCACGTAAAGTCAATTTAATTATTGCTCTTTAGTCATTGAAAATTTATCGATTTTAGTACAGGAAATTTTAGTCAAGTACTCGATTTAGTAACCTGAGGGACGAACTTGAGGCCAACTCTTATCTCTCCACGGTACCGTTCATCCTTGACAACATTGTATGCAGCTGGTGGCATGGCTTCTTCGACAAACACTGGCTCCAGAGGAATGCTGTGCATACAGAAAACAACAGTAAAACTCATCTCAACAAAAGTTCAACAAGAAATTTTAACTTCGAACAAAAATAAACCCAAGCATCTCATTTATCGATCAAAATATAATGTACTAGACTAGAACTCACATTGCTTCTCCAACAAAATCATCAATGGAGAAGTTATCGCTATCCATTATTTTGATTCCGATTTCCGTTACGCCACTAGAGACAGTGAAAAGGAAGGTCTCATTCCACTCAGGGCTGGATCCTTGTCCTGCAAGTGTCAATACCAAGAAAAACGATAACAGATGTTTTAAGAAATGTTTAGCAACATTATTGTCTTGGCATGCATAAGAATGCCCAATATTGAAAACGATACCAAACCTTTAGCAACACTGCTATTTTTCTCCTGAGTCCGGCAAGTTAAAACAGCGTAAGTGTTCATGTTAGCTGCCAAATACCAAAAAATGGGACTCATTATAAAAAGAGTAAGAACACTTCGCAATTCAAAACTTCTGTTACTCACCTTAGTTCTTATGCTTATTGTCTGATTTATGACTGAAAAGATTCGAAACATGGCGAGTACAAAGGAAAATATAGTGAGCTGCCATGGGAGATGCGACACTAAGTTTAGCATAAGACTATGTcattcaaaatatattaaaagaaGTATCAAAACACACGTTTTATTGGTATGTGTACATAAAATATGATAtgaaaaatcaaatatataGGTTGAGACTTGTGAGGTTAATTGAACACCATCCGTAAACTACATGAAATGTTACAAATCAAAAAACCGAACCAACAAATTCGTCCAAATAATTCCAGATTCCAAAAATGCATCTCCAGAATCAAATCTTGTTAGTAGAATAAGTTTCATTTGAACACGCTTTTAGTAATACTGTTTTCTTCCTATTTTAGTTTAGTATAAATagtttcttttcttcttttgggCACAATTTTGGCAGCTCATTTTCTCGCTGTAAGCTGAACAATGGAGCTTCTCCAGTTTATGAGAAAAGTTCTTATGAGATTTAACATGGTATC encodes:
- the LOC142546802 gene encoding digalactosyldiacylglycerol synthase 2, chloroplastic-like, whose protein sequence is MDKKQHIVIFTTASLPWLTGTAVNPLFRAAYLAKNEERKVTLVIPWLKLKDQERVYPNNISFSSPSEQEAYVRQWLEERSGLVSSFSIRFYPGRFSLHKRSILALGDITEVIPDEEADVAVLEEPEHLTWYHHGKKWKTKFRLVVGIVHTNYLEYVRREKYGQLQAFFLKYMNSWVVNIYCHRVIRLSAATQELPRSVVCNVHGVNPRFLEIGMKKGEQLHNRDHAFTKGVYYIGKMVWSKGYKELLKLLRDHQTELTGLEVDLYGNGEDSDQVQEAAKNLEIPVRVHPGCDHGDPLFHDYKVFLNPSTTDVVCTTTAEALAMGKIVICANHPSNDFFKQFPNCRTYDDGVGFIRETLKALQDQPAPQTDAQRHELSWEAATERFLNAAQLNNLPAKKLTKTPSKLFMSTSMNLRRGLEDASAAVHFMGTAFFSTQPDEEQCKEVGLSVPLKKQSTPSRKWAF
- the LOC142546803 gene encoding 16 kDa phloem protein 2-like, with the protein product MPRGMLEVLLVSAKGLDDTDFLSNMNTYAVLTCRTQEKNSSVAKGQGSSPEWNETFLFTVSSGVTEIGIKIMDSDNFSIDDFVGEAIIPLEPVFVEEAMPPAAYNVVKDERYRGEIRVGLKFVPQENCKREFGDAENIGGWRESSFD